From Brassica rapa cultivar Chiifu-401-42 chromosome A06, CAAS_Brap_v3.01, whole genome shotgun sequence:
TGGATGGATACAAGTCTGAAACAACCGATCTAAAGACCAAACGAAAAGATAAACTGTCGGCGATTTAGATGAAACATAAAACCCGAAGCGACCAAAGTATGGAACGTTTTTCTTTTAATACGTAAAAGAAGTTCTTTCGGTTTCCTCCTCTCTAACTTTCccttttcttctttattttctcATCAACATTTGTAACCTCACTTTATAAAGTTGATAACTTTCTCGAGAAAATAATACCTTTTTCTACTTTCTTACTATCCCCATCTTTTTACCTCATATAGACTTTACTTATCTCACCTAACTTTTAAAagtccctctctctctctctctctcgttttctaataaataaaaaaaccttAAAACTCTTAATTATTGTAACTAGAAAACTCTTGTAACTATCTGATTCTCGAATCACTGGAGAATATACGATGGGTTGTACGACCTCCAAGCTCGACGACCTTCCGGCGGTTGCGCTTTGTCTCGACCGTTGCGGTTTCCTCCAAACCGCGATTCAGCAGCGTTACGCTCTCGCCGACTCCCACCTCGCCTACACACAGTCCCTCCAAGTAGTCGCCCACTCTCTTCACACCTTCATCGATCACCACCACCGCTTCGCCGCAGAAGACTCTCACCACCCGCCGGAAGAAGACGATTCACCCAAGAGAGCGGACTCCGGGTCGGGTCATATCGAATTCGATTCGGACTCCGACGAGATTGACTCCTTGCATCACTCATCTCCTCTCCACGAGGATCCGAGTTTTACCCGTTACTCGAATCCGGATCCTCCGTATCTGCATATGAACTACATGAAGAACAGCTCGATGCCTCCTTCCGTCGTCTACGAGCAGAGACCTTCGAGCCCTCAGAGAGTTTACTTGGGCGAATCGTCAGCCTCTAACTATGATAATCCATACCCGAGCTACGGACCTTCGAAACCGCCTCCTCCGCCGCCACCGAGGACGGAGGGTTGGGACTTCTTGAACCTTTTCGATTACGCTCCGTTCACTCTTACTCAGGATGACTCGAGAGAGGTGAGGGAGGAAGAGGGTATTCCCGATTTGGAAGACGATTTCCACCGCGAGGTTGTGAAGGAAGTTCATGGGAAGCAGAAACTCGTCGCCGGAAAAGCTCCGGTTCCGGCCGTGGACGACAAGGAAGAGCCGCCGGGTGGTGGTGGTCAGGCTTCTCTGTTTCAGACTAGGCCGAGCGTGGCGGTCGAGGTTCACGTCGTGGAGAAGAAAGTTGTTGAGAGTGGTGTAGAGGAAGTGAGGAGGAGTAATCCAGCGCCACGTGGCGGTGGTGTCAGGAGAGGGGTGCCTGAGGTTGCGAAAGAGATAGAAGCTCAGTTCTTGAGAGCTGCTGAGTCAGCAAGTGAGATTGCAGTGCTGCTTGAAGTGGGGAAACAACATCCTAATGCTCGCAAACATGGTTAGCtttcatcattatcatcatctttCTTCTTTATTTGGATTTTGATGATTCAGTTGCAGAAATGTTGATTTTTTGTAGAAATCTAGTGAATTTATTTATGGTTTTGTGTCAACATATGATTGTGTTGTGAATCTTCGTAGGAATCTAgtgaattttttcttttttttaacacatctagtgaaatatatattatttatggttttATGTCAACATATGATTCTGTTCTAGCTTTAGTGTGttgtgaaataatttttttcagcTTTACTGTGTTGGAACCATTCTTATTAGTTTATTACAAAACTTGTCGGTGCACGTATAGGAGCGGCTTCGTCAAAGATGATACAAGAAGTAACTCCATCGCCTTCTGTGGTCTCGTCGTCTCAGCCATCAACCTCTAAGAAAGCTAAAGCCTCTTCTTCCGCGGCAGCAGCTGCACCTACTTACGCAGATATTGAGGCAGAGCTTGCATTAAGGTCTCGTAATCTTTCTTCCACATTGCACAAGCTACACCTATGGGAGAAGAAGCTTTACAACGAAGTCAAGGTATGTTCGTTCCTCACTGAGGTAGTTCATAGTTCTCTTCTTATTTTTGTGGTGGTTTGATCTTCAGTTTTTGTGAGCAGGCTGAGGAAAAACTTCGTTTATTACACGAGAGGAAGTTAAGGAAGCTGAAGCGTATGGATGAAAGAGGTACCGATGCTCCCAAGGTAGATTCAACAAGAAGATTCGTGAGAAGTTTGTCCACCAAGATAAGGATCGCCATTCAAGTCGTTGACAAAATATCCGTTACAATCAACAAGATAAGAGACGAAGAGCTATGGCTGCAACTGAGTCAATTGATCCAAGGGTAAAGCTGGAACAAGTTTAAGATGCAATCGCTATTtcactttctttctttatttcatTCATTTCTCTCTTTCAGGCTGAGCAGAATGTGGAAATTCATGCTTGACTGCCATCAAAGCCAGTGTAAATCTATTAAGGAAGCCAGAGGTTTAGGCTCCATTAGAGCGAGCAAAAAGCTCCCTGATGATCATCTCGAGGCTACAAGGGTGCTTGGGCATGATCTTATAAACTGGATTCTGAGATTCTCAGGCTGGGTTAGCGTGCAAAAGGGTTTTGTAAGAGGACTCAATAGTTGgcttatgaagtgtttaatctACGAACCTGAGGAAACTCCTGATGGAATCGTTCCTTTTTCTCCTGGTCGTCTCGGGGCTCcgatgattttcgtgatctGTAACCAGTGGGAGCAAGCTTTAGATAGAATATCTGAGAAGGAAGTTGTGGAGGCCATGCGCAGATTCACAACCAGTGTGCTTCATCTTTGGGAGCAAGATAGGTTAGAAACGATGGAGAGGATGATAGGGCATGGTGGTGAGGAACAGAGAATACAGAAAGAGATTCAAGAAATGGAAAGCAAAATGGTTCTGGTTGGTTCAAGCGAAGACACTAGTAACGAAAGTTTACAGGGTAGTCTTCGGCGTATTTTTGAAGCTATGGAGAGGTTCTCAGCGGAATCTGTGAGGGTTTATGATGATCTCTTGGAGCGTGCTGCTGAGAAAGAAAGCAGCTCTCAAGAATCAGAGGAAGACTAATTAAAAGATGATTATACACTTGTGGAGATGATCATTCTCATGCCTGCCCATGGTTGCAATGATCGTCTTGACTTGGCTCCGTGGAGGTCTGTAGACCGGAGCGCCAGACTTGAATCACCTATGGTTGTAATTTAACTCACCGGGAAGTTAACATATCGTCTTTCCCAGACTCAGGCCAGAACCGGTTGCTAAGACATGGGATAAGAGATGGGTCGATGCTCGAGTGCTTGTGCTAGTCAAGAACTGGATGGTTGGCTATATGCCATGCTTGATAACTTGCCACAGATGATTCTAGTTACAGTTGTGAAGGAGGGATGTATAGGCTTCTTCTTCTGTGTTTATATTTCCTAACGGTTTCTTGATATGATTAGTTTGCACATATAGTAACATAAAATGCTTTGAAAATGTTATGAGGGTTCTTTAAAATCTGTACAAAAGTTCGCAAAATACTAACATTGATTCATGAAACCCCCTTGTCAACTCAAGCAAGATCTTATTGTAGGCTGAGGAGCATTTTGACCAGCTTCTtctctttgtattttttaaCAAGCACATACGCTTCATTGGTAATGGTGTTCAGCTTTGCAATAAAACTCATAAATAACTCATCTTCTGCCTTCCATAAGATTTCAAAACATGATACCAAATAATCCAAGTAAGTCCTTTTAATACTCGACCAAGGTGTTCCATGCTGCTTTGGCAGATTCACattttttgatgagtttgaACTTATATGTATCAACTGCAGAGAAGATTTTTAAGATTGCATGAGAAttaaaaatagcagcttttttCTCAATATCAGTCCACTGATTTAGAGGTTTAACCAAAGCTGAGAGATATAACAAGAAAACTAGGTTAATACCCGcgcaactttatatatataaattattctacgtattatatgttttaatatattatgaaataataaatatattgaataattaaaaattcagtaattattatgtataaaactaaattggtgtgaacacataaataaattttattaatccaaacaataattgttttctatttgatatggtatataattaaacataaataacactaacatatatataatatattttatattaatatctattaaatgatgttttctactcatatgattttcttattatcatttgtatcttctATAGCAAAAACTTTAcactaataacaaaattttcattgtgggattaatagttttagtaatttataattttttaaaaataagttatCAATATTTGCtcaaagcttttatcaaaaagaagttcaaagtaaatttctaaattaatatatttatgtatttttatatggtatattttaatttaaaatgatacatatatatatatatatatatattttaatcttaAACTTACTAAATGAGATTttctacttatatgattttgtaatcatttttatcttgtcataacaaaagttttaaaccaTATATCACAAAACttgaatgtgagatttttaacagttttagtaatttatagtcattttttaaaattgaaaatataacatatacaaaaatatctaatttttttattatatggttaatatggttgtttaatttattttaatattttaaaattaaacaaataggATAGAAGATACACTAGTTTTATCAGATCTTTAttgttcaaaattattaattgtatttaataaaataatgaaaaatattaataataaatttatggttaatttaataaaaaaaattattatatatttagatgaaccaacatatttctctaaagattctaaaaatTATCATAGTAATAATATgtgattacaaaaaaatgttgtaatacttctcaattaatatataaaggatgTATGCATTGTGACTTGATAGTCTTTCTCTTTCATATTTGAAAGCTAATAAATGGTAACACAACCAATAAAGGATTTTAATGCTGTGTATACAGTCGAGCCAATTAGTTACCT
This genomic window contains:
- the LOC103874196 gene encoding protein ALTERED PHOSPHATE STARVATION RESPONSE 1 isoform X1; protein product: MGCTTSKLDDLPAVALCLDRCGFLQTAIQQRYALADSHLAYTQSLQVVAHSLHTFIDHHHRFAAEDSHHPPEEDDSPKRADSGSGHIEFDSDSDEIDSLHHSSPLHEDPSFTRYSNPDPPYLHMNYMKNSSMPPSVVYEQRPSSPQRVYLGESSASNYDNPYPSYGPSKPPPPPPPRTEGWDFLNLFDYAPFTLTQDDSREVREEEGIPDLEDDFHREVVKEVHGKQKLVAGKAPVPAVDDKEEPPGGGGQASLFQTRPSVAVEVHVVEKKVVESGVEEVRRSNPAPRGGGVRRGVPEVAKEIEAQFLRAAESASEIAVLLEVGKQHPNARKHGYIGAASSKMIQEVTPSPSVVSSSQPSTSKKAKASSSAAAAAPTYADIEAELALRSRNLSSTLHKLHLWEKKLYNEVKAEEKLRLLHERKLRKLKRMDERGTDAPKVDSTRRFVRSLSTKIRIAIQVVDKISVTINKIRDEELWLQLSQLIQGLSRMWKFMLDCHQSQCKSIKEARGLGSIRASKKLPDDHLEATRVLGHDLINWILRFSGWVSVQKGFVRGLNSWLMKCLIYEPEETPDGIVPFSPGRLGAPMIFVICNQWEQALDRISEKEVVEAMRRFTTSVLHLWEQDRLETMERMIGHGGEEQRIQKEIQEMESKMVLVGSSEDTSNESLQGSLRRIFEAMERFSAESVRVYDDLLERAAEKESSSQESEED
- the LOC103874196 gene encoding protein ALTERED PHOSPHATE STARVATION RESPONSE 1 isoform X2 gives rise to the protein MGCTTSKLDDLPAVALCLDRCGFLQTAIQQRYALADSHLAYTQSLQVVAHSLHTFIDHHHRFAAEDSHHPPEEDDSPKRADSGSGHIEFDSDSDEIDSLHHSSPLHEDPSFTRYSNPDPPYLHMNYMKNSSMPPSVVYEQRPSSPQRVYLGESSASNYDNPYPSYGPSKPPPPPPPRTEGWDFLNLFDYAPFTLTQDDSREVREEEGIPDLEDDFHREVVKEVHGKQKLVAGKAPVPAVDDKEEPPGGGGQASLFQTRPSVAVEVHVVEKKVVESGVEEVRRSNPAPRGGGVRRGVPEVAKEIEAQFLRAAESASEIAVLLEVGKQHPNARKHGAASSKMIQEVTPSPSVVSSSQPSTSKKAKASSSAAAAAPTYADIEAELALRSRNLSSTLHKLHLWEKKLYNEVKAEEKLRLLHERKLRKLKRMDERGTDAPKVDSTRRFVRSLSTKIRIAIQVVDKISVTINKIRDEELWLQLSQLIQGLSRMWKFMLDCHQSQCKSIKEARGLGSIRASKKLPDDHLEATRVLGHDLINWILRFSGWVSVQKGFVRGLNSWLMKCLIYEPEETPDGIVPFSPGRLGAPMIFVICNQWEQALDRISEKEVVEAMRRFTTSVLHLWEQDRLETMERMIGHGGEEQRIQKEIQEMESKMVLVGSSEDTSNESLQGSLRRIFEAMERFSAESVRVYDDLLERAAEKESSSQESEED